The Streptomyces nigra genome includes the window GTGCGGGTCGTGCTCGCCGGCCGGTTCGCGAAGTGGATCGCGAGCAGGGCCATGGCGAGGCCCACCGCGTCCGTCGCCATGTGCGCCGCGTCCGCGACCAGGGCCAGCGAGTCCGCGGCCACCCCGCCGACGATCTGCACCACCATGACGGCGAGCGTGATCCCCAGCGCGATCCGCAGCCGCCCCCGGTAGGCGGCGGCCGCCGTACCGGTCGGGGGCCCGTGCGCGTGCCCGTGGTCGTGCCCAGCCCCCATGGGAAGCCGCCCTTCTGGTCGTACGGCGGTCGCAGCCGCCCGTCCGGGATGACAGTCAACTACGGGGCGGGGGTATCGGGCAACGCGGCGTCGAAAACCGTTGTCATATGCGCTGACCTGCGTAAACGATCCGCAGGTCAGCGCCGCGCACAGCGCTCAGCCCTCGTGGTGGTGCTGCCAGCCCCGCCACGCCGACTCGACCATCTCGCGTACCCCGCGCCGGGCCGTCCACCCGAGCTCCCGGGCGGCCAGCTCGGCCGAGGCCACCGCGCGCGGCGCGTCCCCGGGCCGGCGCCCCTCGACCACGGGCGTCCGCCGGTCGCCGGTCACCTCGCCGATCACCTCGATCAGCTCCCGCACGGAGACCCCCTCGCCGCTGCCGATGTTCAGCGTGAGATCGCCGCCCGCGTCCGCCGAGGAAAGCCGCCGGACCGCCGCCAGATGTGCCTCGGCGAGATCGGCGACATGGATGTAGTCCCGGATGCAGGTGCCGTCCGGCGTCGGGTAGTCGTCGCCGAAGATCCGCGGCGCCTCGTCGCGGGTGAGCCGGTCGAAGACCATGGGCACGATGTTGAAGACGCCGGTGTCCGCGAGCTCCGGTGCGGCGGCGCCCGCCACGTTGAAGTAGCGCAGGCACACCGTCGCGATGCCGTGCGCCTGCCCCGCCGCCCGCACCAGCCACTCCCCGGCGAGCTTGGTCTCGCCGTACGGGTTCACCGGGGCGCACGGGGTCCGCTCGGTGATGAGGTCCACATCGGGGTTGCCGTACACGGCCGCGGACGACGAGAACAGCAGCCTGCGGATCCCGGCCTCCGCCACCGCGTCCAGGAGCGTGGCGAGACCGCCCACGTTCTCCCGGTAGTAGCGCGTGGGCTGCGCCACGGACTCTCCGACCTGCTTACGGGCCGCGAGATGCACCACACCGGTCACCTCGTGCTCGGCGAAGACCTGCTTGAGCAGGTCGCCGTCCAGCGACGAACCGCGCACCAGGGGCACCTCGGCCGGCAGCCGCGCCGGGTACCCGGCCGAGAGGTCGTCCAGGGCGAGGACCCGCTCCCCGGCGTCCGTCATGACCCGCGCCACATGTGCTCCGATGTAGCCGGCCCCGCCTGTGATCAGCCATGTCATGGTCGTCCACCCTATGCCGAGGCGCGGCGACCCCGTGCAATGTCCCCGTTGCCCCGGTCTGGACGGCCGGGTTTGTGGGCGGCCCCCGCGATCCCCGATGATGATCGCGGCGCGGCAGAGGGCGAACCACGTCGATCATCACGCCGAACGGCCGGTGAACGTCGGCTTCCCGTCATCCGATAGCCTCTGCCGACACGCCGCCCGGACGCCACCGGCAAGGGGCGCCGCCACCATGCACATGACCGGCGCGAGCACGCCGGCACCCAGGGAGTGAGTTCGGTTGCCGACCGCCATCCTCACCGGTCAGCCGGTCCCCGGATCGTCGATCGAGGGCGATCTGCGGTCCCTCGGCTACGACGTCCGGACCGCCTCGGACCCGGCCGACGCCGAGACCCTTCTCGCCCAGGTCCCCGGTGACCAGCGGGTCGCCCTGGTCGACGCCCGGTTCGTCGGCCACGTGCACGCCCTGCGTCTCGGCCTGACCGACCCCCGCTTCCCGCTCGCCGCGATCCCGGGCGCCGTCACCGCGCAGCCCGCCGGCCGGCAGGCGCTCACCCGCGCCGTGGCCCGCGAGACGTCCGCCGGCGGCGGCACCGCGGATGGGGGTGCCCCCGTGCGAGCGCAGTCGAGCGTGGGGGATGTCGACAGCCTCGCCGACCGCGCCGCCATGGCCCTCGACGGCGAGGGCACCGATGTGCACCGCCCCGAGCTCGGCAGCCTCGTCGCCGCCGTCCCGGCCGACCCGCAGGCCCGCAACGAGGCCCGGCAGGCCGTCGCCTCCGTCGACGACGAGGCCATACGCCTGAAGTCGGCCGTGAAGGCCCGCGACGGCTTCTTCACGACCTTCTGCATCAGCCCCTACTCGCGCTACATCGCCCGCTGGTGCGCACGGCGCGGCCTGACCCCCAACCAGGTCACCACCGCGTCCCTGATCACCGCGCTGATCGCGGCGGGCTGCGCGGCCACCGGCACCCGCGGCGGGTTCGTCGCGGCCGGCCTGCTGCTGATCTTCTCGTTCGTGCTCGACTGCACCGACGGGCAGCTCGCCCGCTACTCGCTGCAGTACTCCACGCTCGGCGCCTGGCTCGACGCCACGTTCGACCGGGCCAAGGAGTACGCGTACTACGCCGGCCTCGCCCTCGGCGCGGCCCGCGGCGGCGACGACGTGTGGGCGCTCGCCCTCGGCGCGATGATCCTCCAGACCTGCCGGCACGTCGTGGACTTCTCCTTCAACGAGGCCAACCACGACGCCACCGCGAACACCAGCCCCACCGCCGCCCTCTCCGACAAGCTCGACAGCGTCGGCTGGACGGTGTGGCTGCGCCGGATGAT containing:
- the galE gene encoding UDP-glucose 4-epimerase GalE translates to MTWLITGGAGYIGAHVARVMTDAGERVLALDDLSAGYPARLPAEVPLVRGSSLDGDLLKQVFAEHEVTGVVHLAARKQVGESVAQPTRYYRENVGGLATLLDAVAEAGIRRLLFSSSAAVYGNPDVDLITERTPCAPVNPYGETKLAGEWLVRAAGQAHGIATVCLRYFNVAGAAAPELADTGVFNIVPMVFDRLTRDEAPRIFGDDYPTPDGTCIRDYIHVADLAEAHLAAVRRLSSADAGGDLTLNIGSGEGVSVRELIEVIGEVTGDRRTPVVEGRRPGDAPRAVASAELAARELGWTARRGVREMVESAWRGWQHHHEG
- a CDS encoding DUF5941 domain-containing protein, whose product is MPTAILTGQPVPGSSIEGDLRSLGYDVRTASDPADAETLLAQVPGDQRVALVDARFVGHVHALRLGLTDPRFPLAAIPGAVTAQPAGRQALTRAVARETSAGGGTADGGAPVRAQSSVGDVDSLADRAAMALDGEGTDVHRPELGSLVAAVPADPQARNEARQAVASVDDEAIRLKSAVKARDGFFTTFCISPYSRYIARWCARRGLTPNQVTTASLITALIAAGCAATGTRGGFVAAGLLLIFSFVLDCTDGQLARYSLQYSTLGAWLDATFDRAKEYAYYAGLALGAARGGDDVWALALGAMILQTCRHVVDFSFNEANHDATANTSPTAALSDKLDSVGWTVWLRRMIVLPIGERWAMIAILTAVTTPRITFYALLIGCAFAATYTTAGRVLRSLTRKARRTDRAAQALADLADSGPRGLGFAAVLAKPARRLPGFAVPAVALLGGALVVAVAAAAGPGTPWPPLAALAYTVTSGIAVARPLKGALDWLVPPVFRAAEYCTVLVLAAKADVNGALPAAFGLVAAVAYHHYDTVYRIRGGAGAPPAWLVRTIGGHEGRTLLVTLLAAVLSASQFTVALTALAVAVALVVLVESIRFWVTAHKGGAPAVHDEGEPA